A window of Mustela lutreola isolate mMusLut2 chromosome X, mMusLut2.pri, whole genome shotgun sequence genomic DNA:
TTCCAGACTGCCTTTCCAAGAACCATTTGAAGGTAGTGGcaatatatagaaaacaaaacagctcTGCTGTGGGCTTCGCCCCTCAGGGCTATTTTTCCAAACAGATGAGCATGGCAGATCAAATTTAGGAATTACCTTGAGAAAGCGATCAGATCATTTATACTGAGGCCTTGCAGAAAGAATGAGAAATCCATGTGATGTTTCTGTAAACACCtatctgagatttttaaaaacgatCGTGGCTCGATGTCTGACACCAGGGGTCTGTCACGTAGTAAAAGAATGTGCCCCCTATATGAAAGCACAAAGTACTGTCAAAAGCAACGTTATGGAAACATCTGGGTAATTACACGTCCAAGCAAGTAGCGGGAAGTACAACTGTTTGCAGCACTTAACAAATTAGTTAAGCTtacaaactaaaaacaaatgaacaggttAACAAACTAATTAACAAGTTAGTTTGTGAAGCGTTTGGGAACCAGACATGATGACGGCCGTGCTACGCACAGGTGCTAGAGATGGATGCAAAAGGAATGCAGCATGTTCCCAGGGCCGCAAATATACAGGATGTGATTTACATGCCGTACAGGATGGAAGGGTCACACATTTCATACAGACAGGGCAGTGAGAGGTCTCCCTGCTAAAGTGTGGGCACAAGAAGAGTTATTTGGCTTTGCCCCTGGTTGCCgctctctttctcattccctttacaatatttttatcaaataGCTCTTTTTCCCGGTAATGCACCGGTGGCCCCTTTAGGTACTTTTGTTCTGCCTCCTCGTAACCTAATCCATCAAGTGCGGCAATTGAACAAATGATTGCTTCTGGCAGAAGAACTTCCAGGACAAAACTCACCTTGTCATCTCTTGCCAGAGTCAGCGTTTTCTTGTCTATCTGCTTGTAGATTTCTTGTAAATGTCTTACCACGACATCCAACTGGTCTTCATCCTCCAGGTATGTTTCAATGCAGATCACGTACCGGCTTGAATTCAGAAATGATGCCAGCCACCTGGACTGTTTCCTGCCTTTGACGATGTCCAGGAGGTGGTGATCGGCTCCCTTGCTTTTCACAATGAAGTCCACGAGCTTCTGGTTGGCTCGGTCCCGAGCAGCCCTCATCCGGTCCGGGAGAATTTTCTTGTGGGGCTTCCTCCCACCCAGGGAGGCCTCCTCCTCAGAATCTTCCAGGTCGGCATAATTCACCTTTGGGAAATCGATCTCCACGTCCCCATCCTTGATGGCTTTCCTAATTGGGTAACTGATATCAGCGGCGTAATAGTCCAGGAAAGAGCCCGCAAAAGACCCACGACCGAGCCCTTCTCTGTAGTGGGAAATCAGGGAGAAACACCAGTTCACACTATGCTCGTACACTTTCCCGGCTCTCTTCATGAGTTTTTCCTTCTCCTTACAGTCCAGATGTTTTAGTCTTCGAAGAGGAACTTGAATGCCACTCGTTTCGCAGGGCATGTTTGCCTCAATCAAAAGCACCCTTGCGGTCTGCTCTGTTTGGCTGACACTCTTTACCACTGCTGGCCAAAAGGGGTGATTTTGAAATTTAAACCAGACCATCATTCCTCCTTCAATGGGACAAGGCTCTTGTGGAAAAGCCATGCTTATCGGTTGCCCCATTTCCTTGCCGACATCCTTTCTAATAGCAGTGGTGGGGTTAATGGCCTTCGAGTTGACTGAAGGCTGAAGTCCTTGCAGCCCTTTCTCAAACTCTGGTACCTGcagcttcctttttttatttgccAGACGGAGTGAATAACGCAGCCTCGGAGGAGGGGCACTGGAGGGTGCCGCCGCACCTTCCAAGCCTGGCTTCCGGGGACCCTCTCCAAGGTCCTCAACATTCCCGGAGAGGGCAGAGCCTTCGGAGGAGACGGCCAGCGTCTTTGGGTAGGTGTCATGGGCCTCTTCTTTCAGAGCCTTGGGTACAGTGAGGTTGAAGCCTGGTGGCGGAGATCGAAGGGTGCCTCCGTCTTTAGCACCTGTACCCTCCTCCTTGACGGGGCGATGCAAGGCCCTGACTCTCAAGGTGTGCCTCTTTCCCTTGCCCTCTTTCTCATAATCTTCTTCTGCACGTGATGGGAAGTTTGGGTACACGCTGGAGCTTTGTGAGGGCTCCGCTCTCGTTTTCCTGGGAATAGGCGTGACGGTTCTGTGTGCCTGTGGTTGGCCACCGCCTGGGGCGTCCTCAGTCTGTGAGCATACCAGCAGCGATCTGAGTTTTTTGCTTCTCCTAAGACGCCTCAGTAAGCTCCCTTTGGGCTTCCGGAACTTTCTACGAGATCGCTTTTGTGGTCCCCTTTGGGACGCTTTTGTGGTCCCCTTTGTGGTCTCTGGATCATCTGATGCTCTTGCTGGACCCAAATTCGCTCTCTCATTCAGAATCTCTAGGGCCACTGCAAGAGCGTTTCTGTAGGGCACTTCCTGTCCTGGTGGGACACTGGCCTTCGGCTCGGCTATCAGCAAGGAGGCAACGTATTCAATCTGAGACTCATTTAGGATCTTTGTGTCTGCggttttcactttaattttttcgtCTACTGAGAGTATTTCGACTTCGAGAAGAAGTGCCCCTTTCCTCTTATGTCTTGGTGAGGTCCTAGCTCTGGACAAAACCTTTGCGGGCCAAACGTGGCCTTTCCAATTGCATAGGACGTACTCAGCATCCATTATGATTTGAGATTCCTCTCAAGAGGTAATTAAGAGAGGTCGAGAGGTCTGGCCATCACACCCACAGGCACGGCAGGCCTTCCCTAAA
This region includes:
- the LOC131821553 gene encoding PWWP domain-containing DNA repair factor 3B-like, whose amino-acid sequence is MDAEYVLCNWKGHVWPAKVLSRARTSPRHKRKGALLLEVEILSVDEKIKVKTADTKILNESQIEYVASLLIAEPKASVPPGQEVPYRNALAVALEILNERANLGPARASDDPETTKGTTKASQRGPQKRSRRKFRKPKGSLLRRLRRSKKLRSLLVCSQTEDAPGGGQPQAHRTVTPIPRKTRAEPSQSSSVYPNFPSRAEEDYEKEGKGKRHTLRVRALHRPVKEEGTGAKDGGTLRSPPPGFNLTVPKALKEEAHDTYPKTLAVSSEGSALSGNVEDLGEGPRKPGLEGAAAPSSAPPPRLRYSLRLANKKRKLQVPEFEKGLQGLQPSVNSKAINPTTAIRKDVGKEMGQPISMAFPQEPCPIEGGMMVWFKFQNHPFWPAVVKSVSQTEQTARVLLIEANMPCETSGIQVPLRRLKHLDCKEKEKLMKRAGKVYEHSVNWCFSLISHYREGLGRGSFAGSFLDYYAADISYPIRKAIKDGDVEIDFPKVNYADLEDSEEEASLGGRKPHKKILPDRMRAARDRANQKLVDFIVKSKGADHHLLDIVKGRKQSRWLASFLNSSRYVICIETYLEDEDQLDVVVRHLQEIYKQIDKKTLTLARDDKVSFVLEVLLPEAIICSIAALDGLGYEEAEQKYLKGPPVHYREKELFDKNIVKGMRKRAATRGKAK